The following are encoded in a window of Nocardioides houyundeii genomic DNA:
- a CDS encoding alpha/beta hydrolase has protein sequence MASWQMRGLAILFSVVFKPHLATQEAGRARLARAKGSAEPPRSLRSGRLLERYEVSGFTVHVVHPRTSSQAGAVVYLHGGAYVGEIVSQQWQFVAHLADRTGCPVHVPIYGLAPEHDAAQALALASAVVAELAQAGSLVHLVGDSAGGGLALLAAQHAAPATRSALVGVTALAPWLDLAMANPQIPVVERVDPWLSRAGLVPIAAAWAAGTPLQDPAVSPLHGDFSALPPLALWVGTRDITLPDCRLVRDRMSGEPSFRYTELEGALHVYALLPVPEGRRARDDIAAHVRTSFQVARER, from the coding sequence ATGGCCAGCTGGCAGATGCGCGGACTCGCGATCCTGTTCTCCGTGGTGTTCAAGCCGCACCTCGCCACGCAGGAGGCGGGGCGCGCTCGGCTGGCGCGCGCCAAGGGCTCGGCCGAGCCGCCGAGGTCGCTGCGCTCCGGCCGGCTGCTGGAGCGGTACGAGGTCTCCGGGTTCACCGTCCACGTGGTCCATCCCCGCACGAGCAGCCAGGCAGGCGCGGTGGTCTACCTGCACGGCGGTGCCTACGTCGGCGAGATCGTGTCCCAGCAGTGGCAGTTCGTCGCCCACCTGGCGGACCGGACCGGCTGCCCGGTGCACGTCCCGATCTACGGGCTGGCGCCCGAGCACGACGCGGCCCAGGCGCTGGCCTTGGCGAGCGCCGTGGTGGCCGAGCTCGCCCAGGCCGGGTCGCTGGTCCACCTGGTCGGGGACTCCGCCGGCGGCGGCCTCGCGCTGCTGGCCGCCCAGCACGCAGCACCCGCGACCCGGTCCGCGCTCGTCGGCGTCACCGCCCTGGCGCCCTGGCTCGACCTGGCGATGGCCAACCCCCAGATCCCGGTCGTGGAGCGGGTCGACCCGTGGCTGAGCCGCGCCGGGCTGGTCCCGATCGCGGCGGCCTGGGCCGCCGGGACGCCGCTGCAGGATCCCGCCGTCAGCCCACTGCACGGAGACTTCTCGGCGCTGCCGCCCCTGGCCCTGTGGGTCGGCACCCGCGACATCACGCTGCCCGACTGCCGCCTGGTGCGTGACCGGATGTCGGGTGAGCCGTCCTTCCGCTACACCGAGCTCGAGGGGGCGCTGCACGTCTACGCGCTGCTGCCGGTGCCCGAGGGACGACGGGCGCGGGACGACATCGCCGCCCACGTGCGTACGTCGTTCCAGGTCGCCCGGGAGCGCTGA
- a CDS encoding GNAT family N-acetyltransferase, which translates to MRRYVGVLKALDTRRGGWTDGAAGSALAGAVTAADPGEKTSRYGAFSSAPGTQPATVAVVETNAHGQSVGALVPEWSPRPMPERVELAGRYVTAEPIDQRHTDALYASLCRPGDESLWTYRPVPFPTSRAEVEEELVRALAARTDSVTQVFVPVGGIASGLATFFPCVPSSGVVEISGVLFGRGMQRTAAATEAIHLLLRHVFDDLGYRRVEWKCDTLNAPSRRAAARFGFTYEGRFRQHMVIKGRTRDTDWFSILDSEWPAIRARHERWLDPANFDSDGLQRQGLGSI; encoded by the coding sequence ATGAGGAGGTACGTCGGCGTCCTCAAGGCGCTCGACACCCGCAGGGGCGGCTGGACCGACGGCGCGGCGGGCTCAGCCCTGGCCGGCGCTGTCACCGCGGCCGACCCCGGCGAGAAGACGTCCCGCTACGGAGCCTTCAGCAGCGCACCCGGCACGCAGCCCGCTACCGTCGCGGTCGTGGAGACCAACGCGCACGGCCAGTCCGTCGGCGCTCTCGTCCCCGAGTGGTCGCCACGCCCGATGCCCGAGCGGGTCGAGCTCGCCGGCCGCTACGTCACCGCGGAGCCGATCGACCAGCGGCACACCGACGCCCTCTACGCCTCGCTGTGCCGACCCGGCGACGAGTCCCTGTGGACCTACCGGCCGGTCCCGTTCCCCACGTCGAGGGCCGAGGTCGAAGAGGAGCTGGTGCGGGCCCTGGCCGCCAGGACCGACAGCGTCACCCAGGTCTTCGTCCCCGTCGGCGGCATCGCGTCCGGCCTGGCGACGTTCTTCCCCTGCGTCCCCTCCTCCGGGGTCGTGGAGATCTCCGGCGTCCTGTTCGGCCGGGGGATGCAGCGCACCGCCGCTGCTACCGAGGCCATCCACCTCCTGCTCCGGCACGTCTTCGACGACCTGGGCTACCGCCGCGTGGAGTGGAAGTGCGACACCCTCAACGCGCCGTCCCGCCGGGCGGCCGCGCGCTTCGGGTTCACCTACGAGGGGCGCTTCCGCCAGCACATGGTCATCAAGGGCCGCACCCGCGACACCGACTGGTTCTCCATCCTCGACTCCGAGTGGCCCGCGATCCGGGCGCGGCACGAGCGCTGGCTGGACCCGGCCAACTTCGACTCCGACGGACTGCAGCGCCAGGGGCTCGGGAGCATCTGA
- a CDS encoding NAD(P)-dependent alcohol dehydrogenase → MTTTTRALVAPSAGAPFETRTVEHRELRDDDILIDIAFAGICHSDIHQVREEWGPAIFPMVPGHEIAGTVAAVGAGVTGHKVGDRVGVGCMVDSCGECEYCKDGEEQFCTKGAVMTYNGRGYDGEETKGGYAKRVVVSERFAVRIPEGIGLDEAAPLLCAGITTWTPLRRYGVGPGSKVAVVGLGGLGHMAVKLAAALGADVTVLSRTDAKREDARELGATSYAATGDPAVLKGLRNSFDVIVNTVSADLPIRTYLGLLKPMGTLVNVGLPPSAFEVPPGALVGGSRALAGSNIGGIPATQEMLDFCAEHGIGATIETISADEVDAAYERVVAGDVHYRVVIDTSTLS, encoded by the coding sequence ATGACGACGACCACCCGTGCCCTGGTCGCGCCCTCCGCCGGCGCGCCGTTCGAGACCCGCACCGTCGAGCACCGCGAGCTGCGCGACGACGACATCCTGATCGACATCGCCTTCGCAGGCATCTGCCACAGCGACATCCACCAGGTCCGTGAGGAGTGGGGGCCCGCGATCTTCCCCATGGTCCCCGGACACGAGATCGCCGGCACGGTCGCCGCGGTCGGGGCGGGCGTCACCGGCCACAAGGTCGGCGACCGCGTCGGTGTCGGCTGCATGGTCGACAGCTGCGGCGAGTGCGAGTACTGCAAGGACGGCGAGGAGCAGTTCTGCACCAAGGGTGCGGTGATGACCTACAACGGCCGCGGCTACGACGGCGAGGAGACCAAGGGCGGCTACGCCAAGCGCGTGGTCGTCTCCGAGCGGTTCGCGGTGCGGATCCCCGAGGGCATCGGTCTCGACGAGGCCGCACCCCTGTTGTGCGCCGGCATCACCACCTGGACGCCGCTGCGCCGCTACGGCGTGGGCCCCGGCTCCAAGGTCGCGGTGGTCGGCCTCGGCGGGCTGGGCCACATGGCCGTCAAGCTCGCCGCTGCCCTGGGCGCCGACGTCACGGTGCTGAGCCGGACCGACGCCAAGCGCGAGGACGCCCGCGAGCTGGGCGCCACGTCGTACGCCGCCACGGGCGACCCGGCGGTCCTCAAGGGGCTGCGCAACAGCTTCGACGTGATCGTCAACACCGTCAGCGCCGACCTGCCGATCCGCACCTACCTGGGCCTGCTCAAGCCGATGGGCACGCTGGTCAACGTCGGTCTCCCGCCGTCGGCCTTCGAGGTGCCGCCCGGCGCCCTGGTCGGTGGCAGCCGCGCGCTGGCCGGCTCCAACATCGGGGGCATCCCCGCCACCCAGGAGATGCTCGACTTCTGCGCGGAGCACGGCATCGGGGCCACCATCGAGACCATCTCGGCAGACGAGGTGGACGCGGCGTACGAGCGGGTGGTGGCGGGCGACGTCCACTACCGCGTCGTGATCGATACCTCCACGTTGTCCTGA
- a CDS encoding TRAP transporter large permease: MTLLAGPDSGPEVVGKAPGRIGRGGRAAAVFALTSPVVLAYCVFVMFSGATPLNIGAAALVALLWLMFLRVPVGMALGGVGLLGLWAVTGSTNGAINSLHDVAWSSANSWTLSVIPMFVLMGILLERSGLGADIYRAVRAMVGRTPAGLAVSTNFAGAAMGAASGSTVGIVYSLGRTGIPEMVKAGYDRRFAAGAVLMAGTGGQLIPPSILLVIYAGIAQVPVGQQLMAGMLPGILLHVLYAVAMVAIVLTIPRLAPPRGGERQPWKERLRESAGIWPVVVLVGVVLGGLYSGTFTPTEAGAFGAVAAALMVLSTKGFGMLRSSVGGAIHSTVVTSGSIFLIIIGGSIFGRFMALSGIPKVFTEYLQDANVGAVGFMLLVLVLYLVLGTFMDPVPMMLITVPILLPIAMTLDVDPMVFGVFAVLMGELAVLTPPVGILLYIVHRIAKDAGVPMTLGEVIQGIAWFYPITIAFALTIVFFPDYVLWLPGLMK, encoded by the coding sequence ATGACCCTGCTCGCTGGTCCCGACTCCGGGCCCGAGGTCGTGGGAAAGGCGCCGGGACGGATCGGACGGGGCGGCCGCGCCGCGGCCGTCTTCGCCTTGACCAGCCCCGTGGTCCTGGCCTACTGCGTGTTCGTGATGTTCAGCGGGGCCACCCCGCTCAACATCGGTGCCGCGGCCCTGGTCGCCCTGCTCTGGCTGATGTTCCTGCGGGTGCCGGTCGGCATGGCCCTGGGTGGCGTGGGGCTGCTCGGTCTGTGGGCGGTCACCGGCAGCACCAACGGGGCGATCAACAGCCTGCACGACGTGGCGTGGTCCAGCGCCAACAGCTGGACTCTGAGCGTGATCCCGATGTTCGTGCTGATGGGCATCCTGCTCGAGCGCAGCGGACTGGGCGCCGACATCTACCGCGCCGTCCGGGCCATGGTCGGCCGGACGCCGGCCGGTCTGGCGGTGAGCACCAACTTCGCCGGAGCAGCGATGGGTGCGGCCAGCGGGTCCACCGTGGGCATCGTCTACTCGCTGGGCCGCACCGGCATCCCGGAAATGGTGAAGGCGGGCTACGACCGCCGCTTCGCCGCCGGCGCGGTGCTGATGGCCGGCACCGGCGGGCAGCTCATCCCGCCGAGCATCCTGCTGGTGATCTACGCCGGCATCGCCCAGGTGCCGGTCGGCCAGCAGCTGATGGCGGGCATGCTTCCGGGCATCCTGCTGCACGTGCTCTACGCGGTGGCCATGGTCGCGATCGTGCTGACCATCCCGAGGCTGGCCCCACCGCGGGGTGGCGAGCGTCAGCCCTGGAAGGAGCGGCTGCGGGAGAGCGCCGGGATCTGGCCGGTGGTGGTCCTGGTCGGCGTGGTGCTCGGTGGGCTCTACTCCGGCACCTTCACCCCGACCGAGGCCGGCGCGTTCGGTGCCGTCGCGGCCGCGCTCATGGTGCTGTCCACCAAGGGCTTCGGCATGCTGCGCAGCTCGGTCGGCGGCGCCATCCACAGCACCGTCGTCACCTCGGGCAGCATCTTCCTCATCATCATCGGCGGCTCCATCTTCGGCCGTTTCATGGCGCTGAGCGGGATCCCCAAGGTCTTCACCGAGTACCTGCAGGACGCCAACGTCGGCGCCGTCGGGTTCATGCTGCTCGTGCTGGTGCTCTACCTGGTGCTCGGCACCTTCATGGACCCGGTGCCGATGATGCTCATCACGGTGCCGATCCTGCTTCCCATCGCCATGACGCTCGATGTGGACCCGATGGTGTTCGGAGTGTTCGCGGTCCTGATGGGCGAGCTGGCCGTGCTCACCCCGCCGGTGGGGATCCTGCTCTACATCGTCCATCGGATCGCCAAGGACGCCGGCGTCCCGATGACGCTGGGCGAGGTCATCCAGGGCATCGCCTGGTTCTACCCGATCACCATCGCCTTCGCGCTGACGATCGTGTTCTTCCCGGACTACGTGCTGTGGTTGCCCGGTCTGATGAAGTGA
- a CDS encoding TRAP transporter small permease has protein sequence MSSVSQPRHAAWSPPEPGTDPARRTRLGRSADALWTGYAVLGGVGLMALLVVVVLDVVLRTVVGAGITGSNDLVASWFMTTIAFTGIALAQRTGGRIQVDFVMDAVPGRLRQAVDALVLVAVAVVGALFAWFGWLEALEQMEAGEYAPIGDLPLWPLRFMVPLGFAGFTLACLLSAIETLRADPSESPVSEVDRELAAISDDASAPIAPDTRSI, from the coding sequence ATGAGCTCAGTCAGCCAGCCCCGGCACGCGGCCTGGTCCCCGCCCGAACCGGGCACCGACCCGGCGCGGCGCACCCGGCTGGGCCGTAGCGCGGACGCGCTGTGGACCGGCTACGCCGTGCTCGGCGGCGTGGGTCTCATGGCGCTCCTCGTCGTGGTCGTGCTCGACGTGGTGCTGCGTACCGTGGTGGGCGCGGGCATCACCGGCAGCAACGACCTCGTGGCGTCGTGGTTCATGACCACGATCGCCTTCACCGGCATCGCCCTCGCGCAGCGGACCGGTGGCCGCATCCAGGTCGACTTCGTGATGGATGCGGTCCCCGGGCGCCTGCGCCAGGCGGTGGACGCGCTGGTGCTGGTGGCCGTCGCCGTGGTCGGGGCGCTCTTCGCCTGGTTCGGGTGGCTCGAAGCCCTGGAGCAGATGGAAGCCGGGGAGTACGCCCCGATCGGGGACCTCCCGCTGTGGCCTCTGCGCTTCATGGTCCCGCTCGGCTTCGCCGGCTTCACCCTGGCCTGCCTGCTCTCCGCGATCGAGACCCTGCGGGCAGACCCGTCGGAGTCGCCGGTCTCCGAGGTCGACCGTGAGCTCGCCGCGATCAGCGACGACGCCTCGGCGCCGATCGCCCCCGACACGAGGAGCATCTGA
- the dctP gene encoding TRAP transporter substrate-binding protein DctP — translation MNPVTSGPRRPRSTSSRTRRRAGVLTASLASLALLGACAGGGSSDTAKDSTTLKFQDIYAPGNAFADASQAYGDAVTKATDGEVDFEFFWSNSVAPTNELASAMNDGLLDMGRVQPPTSPADFPVVNWLSSASFLNSSAFPAGLLQKIGAHLEFAVDSGALDADLDKQGIRYVAPLALVQQYDLLCKDPVEDLSDFKGLKIRIAGQAWAEAVEELGGTPVTLLPEEIYEGYQRGVVDCVMTYPSHYVLSGLWELGGHYVPLQFNGWNQDGVTISNTAWDSLDEDQQQEMYGGVRAWIKSFVEDQLEQFWTFATQAGEHGVKFDSVDAGVQQEIDQFHDKVLTDMVDTAPDSVEDPAGLLEEYEAAHDKWLGIVEDLGFDTDYTDLQGFVDSLDDPSKAPEIDLDPWLDRVMAEAFDLEKS, via the coding sequence ATGAACCCCGTGACGTCTGGCCCCCGCCGGCCCCGGAGCACCTCCTCCCGAACCCGTCGCCGGGCCGGCGTCCTGACCGCCAGCCTGGCATCGCTCGCCCTGCTGGGGGCCTGCGCCGGGGGTGGGTCGTCCGACACCGCCAAGGACTCCACGACGCTGAAGTTCCAGGACATCTACGCCCCGGGCAACGCCTTCGCCGACGCGAGCCAGGCCTACGGCGACGCGGTCACGAAGGCCACGGACGGCGAGGTGGACTTCGAGTTCTTCTGGTCCAACAGCGTGGCGCCGACCAACGAGCTGGCCAGCGCCATGAACGACGGCCTGCTCGACATGGGCCGCGTCCAGCCGCCGACCAGCCCCGCGGACTTCCCCGTCGTCAACTGGCTGAGCTCGGCCTCGTTCCTCAACTCCTCGGCCTTCCCGGCGGGCCTGCTGCAGAAGATCGGCGCGCACCTGGAGTTCGCGGTCGACAGCGGCGCCCTGGACGCCGACCTGGACAAGCAGGGCATCCGCTACGTCGCCCCCCTGGCCCTGGTCCAGCAGTACGACCTGCTGTGCAAGGACCCCGTCGAGGACCTCTCGGACTTCAAGGGCCTCAAGATCCGCATCGCCGGCCAGGCCTGGGCGGAGGCGGTCGAGGAGCTCGGCGGCACGCCGGTCACCCTGCTGCCCGAGGAGATCTACGAGGGCTACCAGCGAGGCGTCGTCGACTGCGTGATGACCTACCCCTCGCACTACGTCCTCTCCGGGCTCTGGGAGCTCGGCGGCCACTACGTGCCGCTGCAGTTCAACGGCTGGAACCAGGACGGCGTCACCATCTCCAACACCGCCTGGGACTCGTTGGACGAAGACCAGCAGCAGGAGATGTACGGCGGCGTGCGGGCTTGGATCAAGAGCTTCGTGGAGGACCAGCTCGAGCAGTTCTGGACCTTTGCGACCCAGGCCGGGGAGCACGGCGTGAAGTTCGACTCCGTGGACGCGGGCGTCCAGCAGGAGATCGACCAGTTCCACGACAAGGTGCTCACCGACATGGTGGACACCGCGCCTGACTCGGTGGAGGACCCCGCCGGCCTGCTCGAGGAGTACGAGGCCGCCCACGACAAGTGGCTCGGCATCGTCGAGGACCTCGGCTTCGACACCGACTACACCGACCTGCAGGGCTTCGTCGACTCCCTCGACGACCCCTCGAAGGCGCCCGAGATCGACCTGGACCCGTGGCTGGACCGGGTGATGGCCGAGGCCTTCGACCTCGAGAAGTCCTGA
- a CDS encoding nuclear transport factor 2 family protein — MEADQSRSELLTRVQQWYAEYAGAVDRGDLEALAGLVTEDVTIARPGATEQGKEAFLDVYRGHVAQGIPLCQHAVTNVEATVGERGIEARAYFRAFFFEDQGTRLVVGQYDDLLVESHGRLRAAHKGNVVQRILRLPAAEVVQ, encoded by the coding sequence GTGGAAGCCGACCAGAGCAGGAGCGAGCTGCTGACACGGGTGCAGCAGTGGTACGCCGAGTACGCCGGAGCCGTGGACCGCGGTGATCTCGAGGCCCTGGCGGGCCTGGTCACCGAGGACGTGACGATCGCCCGTCCCGGGGCCACCGAGCAGGGCAAGGAGGCGTTCCTGGACGTCTACCGCGGCCACGTCGCGCAGGGAATCCCGCTGTGCCAGCACGCGGTGACCAACGTCGAGGCGACCGTCGGCGAGCGGGGCATCGAGGCCCGGGCCTACTTCCGCGCCTTCTTCTTCGAGGACCAGGGCACGCGTCTGGTCGTCGGCCAGTACGACGACCTGCTGGTGGAGAGCCACGGTCGGCTGCGCGCCGCCCACAAGGGCAACGTGGTGCAGCGGATCCTCCGCCTTCCCGCCGCCGAGGTCGTCCAGTGA
- a CDS encoding SDR family NAD(P)-dependent oxidoreductase, with product MTAQGPAAVRGARGVVVTGAARGLGRGIVEVLAEAGYAVVAVDLLPDVAETAASLGEGHEAVVGDVTDPDVIRSAAERAAALGDGLLAAVFNAGVASPGDSVSYPLTEWDRVLDVNLRGVFVGARTVRPLLAPGGSMVMLSSIAASQGFAARAAYCSSKAGVEGLVRSLSMEWGPEGIRVNAVAPGTIETEMQRRMIEAGRLSSESALQRIPMGRIGHPHDIGNAVEFLVSPRAAYVSGVVLPVDGGWAGGGLPATV from the coding sequence GTGACCGCGCAGGGACCGGCCGCGGTGCGAGGCGCTCGCGGGGTCGTCGTCACCGGAGCTGCCCGTGGCCTGGGGCGCGGGATCGTGGAGGTGCTCGCCGAGGCCGGCTATGCGGTCGTGGCCGTGGACCTGCTGCCCGACGTGGCGGAGACCGCCGCGTCGCTGGGAGAGGGACATGAGGCGGTCGTCGGCGACGTTACCGACCCCGACGTCATCCGGTCCGCCGCCGAGCGCGCGGCCGCGCTCGGTGACGGGCTGCTCGCGGCCGTCTTCAACGCCGGGGTGGCCTCGCCGGGCGACAGCGTCTCCTACCCCCTCACGGAGTGGGACCGGGTGCTCGACGTCAACCTCCGGGGAGTCTTCGTGGGAGCGCGGACGGTCCGACCGCTGCTCGCGCCCGGTGGAAGCATGGTGATGCTCTCCTCGATCGCCGCGTCCCAGGGCTTCGCCGCCCGGGCGGCGTACTGCAGCTCGAAGGCGGGCGTCGAAGGCCTGGTCCGATCCCTGTCGATGGAGTGGGGACCCGAGGGCATCCGCGTCAACGCGGTGGCACCGGGGACGATCGAGACCGAGATGCAGCGGCGGATGATCGAGGCGGGCCGGCTCTCGAGCGAGAGCGCCCTGCAGCGGATCCCGATGGGCCGGATCGGGCACCCGCACGACATCGGGAACGCGGTCGAGTTCCTGGTCTCCCCGCGGGCGGCCTACGTCAGCGGCGTGGTGCTCCCGGTGGACGGCGGCTGGGCCGGAGGTGGCCTCCCGGCCACGGTCTGA
- a CDS encoding DinB family protein produces MPAQPKHQHEHQHQHEQFDAPLRIQVETFLDQHRDGLAHCLDGLTEDEARRQLVPSSTTLLGLVKHATFVELVWFNEAITGRSRDAIGCAADPEESFQLAPEDTIESVRTAYLDTCAASRAAAAGLGLDDLAPGNRRGPLPMRWIYLHMLRELAQHCGHADILREQVLAERDSTS; encoded by the coding sequence ATGCCAGCGCAGCCCAAGCACCAGCACGAGCACCAGCACCAGCACGAGCAGTTCGACGCCCCGCTGCGGATCCAGGTCGAGACGTTCCTCGACCAACACCGCGACGGGCTCGCGCACTGCCTCGACGGCCTGACCGAGGACGAGGCGCGCCGTCAGCTGGTGCCCTCGAGCACCACGCTGCTCGGCCTGGTCAAGCACGCCACCTTCGTCGAGCTGGTGTGGTTCAACGAGGCGATCACCGGGCGCTCCCGGGACGCCATCGGGTGCGCGGCGGACCCTGAGGAGTCGTTCCAGCTGGCGCCCGAGGACACCATCGAGTCGGTGCGTACGGCGTACCTGGACACCTGCGCCGCATCGCGCGCCGCCGCGGCCGGGCTGGGGCTCGACGACCTCGCCCCCGGCAACCGCCGGGGACCCCTGCCGATGCGCTGGATCTACCTCCACATGCTGCGCGAGCTCGCCCAGCACTGCGGGCACGCCGACATCCTGCGCGAGCAGGTCCTGGCCGAGCGTGACAGCACCAGCTGA
- a CDS encoding GNAT family N-acetyltransferase → MRDDLGGAVRPCPSTGGPAGAGQCSARPAASDPVSVPGSAAGPGCGVPARPRRAGAWTAELAGQPVGHVCRTGGARHFDTAALLDQVCARAHACQPAELAWVSGLFVATEARGLGIGRLLLAAVVDDIRAAGRHPCLEVLPVHPGAMSLYLASGWRVVHRFRPDWLREAAGEEGPDVHVMVLPAEEHG, encoded by the coding sequence GTGCGGGATGACCTCGGGGGAGCCGTACGTCCGTGCCCGTCGACCGGCGGACCTGCCGGCGCTGGGCAGTGCTCTGCTCGCCCAGCAGCCTCAGACCCGGTATCCGTTCCGGGATCCGCTGCCGGTCCCGGTTGCGGAGTTCCTGCACGCCCACGACGCGCCGGCGCCTGGACCGCCGAGCTCGCCGGCCAGCCCGTCGGGCACGTGTGTCGCACGGGCGGTGCGCGGCACTTCGACACCGCCGCCCTGCTCGACCAGGTCTGCGCGCGGGCCCACGCCTGCCAGCCAGCCGAGCTCGCCTGGGTCAGTGGTCTGTTCGTCGCCACCGAGGCCCGCGGACTGGGGATCGGACGGCTGCTGCTGGCGGCGGTGGTCGACGACATCCGGGCCGCTGGCCGGCACCCGTGCCTGGAGGTGCTGCCGGTGCACCCGGGCGCGATGTCGCTCTACCTGGCGAGCGGGTGGCGAGTCGTGCACCGCTTCCGTCCCGACTGGCTGCGTGAGGCCGCGGGCGAGGAGGGCCCGGACGTGCACGTGATGGTGCTGCCTGCTGAGGAGCATGGGTAG
- a CDS encoding methylenetetrahydrofolate reductase codes for MELQQRIVDGKGEFLLFALTPPRQATPPERAREIAQVTLERLSPLGLDGLVLYDIDDESDRNPEERPFPFLPTMDPARYLADYLADHLADHRAELDVPVVVYRAVGKYDEPDLRSWLDSQDPDRTLSVFVGASSRDKPVSTTLARAQSLRTETSPELLLGGVAIPERHTRGGTEHLRLLAKQEAGCAFFVTQVVYDVNAAKSLVSDYRYECRDRGLAPVPIVFTFSVCGSMKTLEFLSWLGVDVPRWIQNDLRHADDTLDASFELALTTALELIGYCRRLGVPFGINVESVSIRREEIEASVRLAARLREELDR; via the coding sequence GTGGAACTGCAGCAGCGCATCGTCGACGGCAAGGGTGAGTTCCTGCTGTTCGCCCTGACCCCGCCCCGGCAGGCCACCCCGCCCGAGCGGGCCCGGGAGATCGCGCAGGTGACCCTGGAGCGGCTCAGCCCCTTGGGCCTGGACGGACTGGTGCTCTACGACATCGACGACGAGTCCGACCGCAACCCCGAGGAGCGGCCGTTCCCGTTCCTGCCCACGATGGACCCGGCTCGCTACCTGGCCGACTACCTCGCCGACCACCTGGCCGACCACCGGGCGGAGCTGGACGTCCCGGTGGTGGTGTACCGCGCCGTGGGCAAGTACGACGAGCCCGACCTGCGCTCGTGGTTGGACTCCCAGGACCCGGACCGCACCCTGTCGGTCTTCGTCGGCGCCTCCTCGCGCGACAAGCCCGTCTCCACCACCCTGGCCCGGGCCCAGTCGCTGCGCACCGAGACCAGCCCCGAGCTGCTGCTGGGTGGCGTCGCCATCCCGGAGCGGCACACCCGAGGCGGCACCGAGCACCTGCGCCTGCTGGCCAAGCAGGAGGCGGGCTGCGCGTTCTTCGTCACCCAGGTCGTGTACGACGTCAACGCCGCCAAGAGCCTGGTCTCGGACTACCGCTACGAGTGCCGGGACCGGGGCCTCGCGCCGGTGCCGATCGTGTTCACCTTCTCCGTCTGCGGCTCCATGAAGACGCTGGAGTTCCTCAGCTGGCTCGGCGTCGACGTGCCGCGCTGGATCCAGAACGACCTGAGGCACGCCGACGACACCCTCGACGCGTCCTTCGAGCTCGCGCTCACCACGGCACTGGAGCTGATCGGCTACTGCCGTCGCCTCGGTGTCCCGTTCGGGATCAACGTCGAGAGCGTCTCCATCCGCCGTGAGGAGATCGAGGCGTCGGTCCGGCTCGCCGCCCGGCTCCGCGAGGAGCTGGACCGCTAG
- a CDS encoding FBP domain-containing protein translates to MEPLTPEVIRSSFVNCSKGEAARLPLPAKLPSTRWEELDFLGWSDPGAPGAAYLVTPWRGELRGLVLRVGNAAGRGGRKNMCTLCLTTHSSTDVTLMVARRPGAAGRNGNTVGTYLCTDLACSLYARGLKRPARAQPAETLSEEQKVERLLENLDTFVRRVVT, encoded by the coding sequence ATGGAACCCCTGACGCCGGAGGTGATCCGGAGCTCGTTCGTCAACTGCTCCAAGGGCGAGGCGGCGCGACTGCCGCTGCCCGCGAAGCTGCCGAGCACCCGCTGGGAGGAGCTGGACTTCCTGGGCTGGAGCGACCCGGGAGCCCCGGGGGCGGCATACCTGGTGACGCCGTGGCGCGGGGAGCTCCGCGGCCTGGTGCTGCGGGTGGGCAACGCAGCCGGGCGAGGTGGGCGCAAGAACATGTGCACCCTGTGCCTGACCACCCACTCCAGCACGGACGTGACGCTGATGGTGGCGCGCAGGCCCGGCGCCGCGGGACGCAACGGCAACACGGTCGGGACCTACCTGTGCACCGACCTGGCGTGCTCGCTGTACGCCCGCGGGCTCAAGCGCCCCGCCCGTGCCCAGCCGGCCGAGACGCTGAGCGAGGAGCAGAAGGTCGAGCGGCTGCTGGAGAACCTCGACACCTTCGTACGCCGGGTGGTCACCTGA
- a CDS encoding VOC family protein, whose product MSRQVQITFDAHDPVALSGFWREALGYVFPPPPGVDVPPGGDALAAWDDFLARAGVPVEQRNSRSAVEDPDGTGPRLFFQRVAEDKVAKNRVHLDVRVAPGLEGEARMAALEAECSRLVALGATRVRRHDPEPPLAAGHLVMADPEGNEFCLD is encoded by the coding sequence ATGAGCCGACAGGTCCAGATCACCTTCGACGCCCACGACCCCGTTGCCCTCTCGGGCTTCTGGCGCGAGGCGCTGGGCTACGTCTTCCCGCCGCCGCCCGGGGTCGACGTACCGCCGGGAGGGGACGCGCTGGCCGCCTGGGACGACTTCCTGGCCCGCGCCGGAGTGCCCGTCGAGCAGCGCAACAGCCGGTCGGCGGTCGAGGACCCCGACGGGACGGGCCCGAGGCTGTTCTTCCAGCGGGTCGCGGAGGACAAGGTGGCGAAGAACCGGGTCCACCTCGACGTCCGGGTCGCGCCCGGGCTCGAGGGCGAGGCACGGATGGCGGCGCTGGAGGCGGAGTGCTCCCGGCTCGTCGCCCTCGGCGCCACCCGAGTACGGCGTCACGACCCTGAGCCGCCGCTGGCGGCGGGACATCTGGTCATGGCCGACCCCGAGGGCAACGAGTTCTGCCTGGACTGA